The sequence ACTGGCTGGCCCGGCTGCCTGAGCTGGCCGAACGGGCCGTGGCGCGGCGGGAGTTGACCGTCGAGCGGGTGCAGGTGCCCGGGGGCCGCAGCAGCCTGGTGGTGCTGGTGCGGCAGGCGGACGGCACCCCGGCGGTACTGAAGCTGGCCCCGCCGAGGGCCCGCCCGGAGAGCGAGCGGGCGGCACTGGCGCACTGGGGCGGGCGGGGTGCCGTACAGCTGCCGGCGTCGGACGCGGACGACGGCGCGGAGGGTGCGCTGCTGCTGGAGCGGCTGCACCCGGATGTCTCGGTGCGCTCGCTGCCCGAGGCGAAGGCGCTGCTGGAGGCGGCGGGCACGCTGCGGCGGCTGTGGGTGGAGCCCCCCGCGGACCATGTCTTCGAGACCGTCGCCGAGCGCACCGGGCGGCAGGCGGCGGCGATGCGGGCGGGCGCGGAGCGGGATCCCGAGGTGGCGGCGCTGGTGGACGCGGCGCTGGCGGCGCGGGAGGGCCTGCTGGTGGCGCCGCCGGAGGAGCGGTTGCTGCAC is a genomic window of Streptomyces sp. WP-1 containing:
- a CDS encoding aminoglycoside phosphotransferase family protein, translating into MAFEPPRRLVRALGETAPAGDDWLARLPELAERAVARRELTVERVQVPGGRSSLVVLVRQADGTPAVLKLAPPRARPESERAALAHWGGRGAVQLPASDADDGAEGALLLERLHPDVSVRSLPEAKALLEAAGTLRRLWVEPPADHVFETVAERTGRQAAAMRAGAERDPEVAALVDAALAAREGLLVAPPEERLLHGTFRQSKVLSGSRLPWLAVGPDPVVGENAFDLARLVRDRVEDLIASPSGASITRRRIKRLAESLEVDQERLRGWTLFRAVESGVRAVRVGRPRDGELLLEFAGWL